From Salvelinus namaycush isolate Seneca chromosome 2, SaNama_1.0, whole genome shotgun sequence, one genomic window encodes:
- the LOC120025701 gene encoding diacylglycerol kinase alpha-like: MAAPNLAKDTATNPDGRDLSPVDFIQLQQYMEYGSLRVKDVMKEFHAGGRLVQYRFGERIDAVGFSLFLKTYLEADDFPADFCQRLFHYFQNAERDVYMRSPPPKGGGVYLKDVSCYFSVLEEGQPRDKLEFTFKLYDKDGNGLLDSSEVDRIITQMMRAADYLGWDVTELRPVLKDMMTAMDADSSGAVTLQEWIQGGMNNVPLLVLLGLKMAERDGQHIWRMKHFNKPVYCNVCQSMLLGLRKQGLCCTLCKYTVHGHCANKNPGPCACTFVKSKKQIGIPAHGWVSADCDSSKCHFCNKKIKTLAGKHCVWCQQMRHDDCVNFGSSSCDCGSLRDHILPPWAIYSSSKKDEEGRSSSMEDTNLDDITPDGHILQIAPIPDTHPLLVFVNPKSGGKQGERVLRKFQYLLNPRQVYNLSNGGPGPGLHFFRNLHDYRILVCGGDGTVGWILDAIDKADLPVRPPVAVLPLGTGNDLARCLHWGGGYEGTDLREILKEVEESSLVPMDRWSVQVISQDPQEIGDPVPNEIINNYFSIGVDASIAHRFHSMREKHPQKFNSRMKNKLWYFEFATSETISASCKKLKECLSIECCGTPLDLSGHSLEGLAVINIPSMHGGSNLWGEAKKADRDNVSEEEPPEVVTDHDVLKMSSQDLSDKRIEVVGLEGAIEMGQIYSGLKRAGHRLAQTSQITIRTHKALPMQIDGEPWMQPPCTIHITHKNQANMLMAAPAKSSGFFHLK, translated from the exons ATGGCAGTCTGAGAGTGAAAGATGTGATGAAAGAGTTCCATGCAGGCGGGCGGTTGGTCCAGTACAGATTTGGAGAG CGAATCGATGCAGTTGGCTTCTCTTTGTTCCTCAAGACCTACCTGGAGGCGGATGACTTCCCTGCTGATTTCTGCCAACGCCTTTTCCACTACTTCCAGAATGCAGAGCGAGACGTTTATATGAGGAGCCCTCCACCCAAAGGGG GTGGAGTGTACCTCAAAGATGTGTCTTGTTACTTCTCTGTGTTGGAGGAGGGACAGCCGCGAGACAAACTGGAAT TTACTTTCAAACTTTATGACAAAGATGGCAACGGACTCCTGGACAGCTCA GAAGTGGATCGGATCATCACCCAGATGATGCGTGCGGCAGATTACCTGGGTTGGGACGTGACAGAACTCAGACCG GTGCTGAAGGACATGATGACGGCGATGGATGCTGACAGCAGTGGAGCGGTGACCCTGCAGGAGTGGATCCAGGGAGGGATGAACAACGTGCCCCTGTTGGTGCTGCTGGGACTCAAG ATGGCAGAGAGGGATGGGCAGCACATCTGGAGGATGAAGCACTTCAACAAGCCTGTGTACTGCAACGTGTGTCAGAGCATGCTGCTGGGCCTCAGGAAACAGGGCCTCTGCTGCACCT tGTGCAAGTACACTGTCCATGGTCACTGTGCCAACAAGAACCCTGGTCCATGTGCCTGCACCTTTGTTAAATCCAAAAAACAGATTGGG aTTCCAGCTCACGGCTGGGTCAGTGCTGACTGTGACTCCAGTAAGTGTCACTTCTGCAACAAGAAGATCAAGACCCTGGCAGGGAAGCATTGCGTGTGGTGCCAACAGATG CGCCATGACGACTGTGTCAACTTCGGGTCATCATCGTGCGACTGCGGGTCGCTAAGAGACCACATTCTGCCACCGTGGGCCATATACTCATCCTCCAAG AAGGATGAAGAAGGAAGGAGTAGTTCCATGGAGGACACTAACCTGGATGACATCACCCCAGACGGGCACATTCTGCAG ATTGCTCCTATTCCAGACACCCACcctctcctggtgtttgtgaacCCAAAGAGTGGAGGGAAGCAGGGGGAGAG aGTGCTGAGGAAGTTTCAGTATCTACTGAACCCACGGCAGGTCTACAACCTCTCCAATGGAGGCCCTGGACCAGG ACTGCACTTCTTTCGGAACCTTCATGACTACAGGATCCTGGTGTGTGGTGGAGACGGCACAGTCGGCTGGATTCTAGATGCTATAG ACAAAGCTGACCTGCCGGTGCGTCCCCCAGTGGCGGTCCTGCCACTTGGCACAGGGAACGACCTTGCTCGCTGCCTCCACTGGGGAGGAG GTTACGAGGGCACAGATCTCAGAGAGATTCTGAAGGAGGTCGAGGAGAGCTCGTTGGTTCCTATGGACCGCTGGAGTGTGCAGGTGATTTCACAGGACCCCCAGGAGATAGGAGACCCTGTGCCCAACGAGATCATCAATAACTACTTCTCTATTGGCGTG GATGCCTCCATTGCTCACCGTTTTCACTCCATGAGGGAGAAGCACCCTCAGAAGTTCAACAGCAG GATGAAGAACAAACTGTGGTATTTTGAGTTTGCCACCTCTGAGACCATCTCTGCCTCCTGCAAGAAGCTAAAGGAGTGTCTCAGCATTGAG TGCTGTGGGACACCGCTGGACCTGAGCGGTCACTCTCTGGAGGGCCTTGCAGTCATCAACATACCCAGCATGCACGGCGGCTCCAACCTGTGGGGTGAGGCTAAGAAGGCAGACAGAGACAATGTGTCAGAAGAGGAACCGCCTGAGGTCGTCACTGACCACGACGTTCTGAAAATGAGCTCACAAG ACCTAAGTGACAAGCGGATTGAGGTGGTGGGGTTGGAGGGGGCGATTGAGATGGGTCAGATCTATTCTGGGCTGAAGAGGGCTGGACACAGACTGGCTCAAACATCACAGATCACTATCAG GACACATAAAGCCTTGCCTATGCAGATTGATGGTGAGCCCTGGATGCAGCCTCCCTGCACT